The window TTCCTCCGGCATAAATTGTGGATCTCTCATGATATACTCAACCAATCCCCGTATGTCGGAATCCGAAAATCTGAATTGCGGCATCATTGTATCAGGAAAATGACCCTTCGTATCCTTCAACCAACTGTACAGCCAACTCCTGTTTATTTTTGTCACGATTTCACCCAGGTCCGGTCCTATGCCAACATTTCCACCAAGACCCTTAATCGGATGACAAATGGTACAACGGGCGCGACCCCAAACTCCCTTTCCATTCATAAAAACCGCGTCCATCTCGTCGTACTCATCATCAGTAAGATCGTCCTCGGCCTTTAACAAAAACGGTTCCCAATCGACATGAGGACCTTTTTCCCTGGCCACGCTACCTAAATAGGCTATAACGGCCCTGATTTCTTCGAATTCCAATCCAAGATTAGGCATTTTCGCGTTTGGCACTACTTTCGCCGGATTCGCAATCCATCGGGAAATCCATTCTACACTTGCCTTGTGAACAACATCCGTCAAGATTGGTCCATTTTTTTCTCTTTTATAAGGGTCTTCAAGATCGAAAGGCAGATCTGCCCAATAATCAGCCCTCCAGTATTTCTCATTTAGATCTAAAAAAAAGTCTTCTATTTCCATTTCCTGCCCGAACGAGTTGCCTGAAAAGAAAAATAAAGGCAGAAATAATAAGATCAATAAAGCTGTTTTACCTCTCACACACCTGTTTATAGTCATCCTTAATCTCATAAAAACTCCTATCCCTGCTCTTCTTCAAGTTTCGGCGGGAATCTACGTAGCCTTGCCACAAACCACAGCTCTACGCTTGCCCCCATAAGAATAGCTGCCAGCACATAAATATAAATGGTATTGGATGCAGGCTGCTCAAGAATAATGTAGTACCATGCAGAAATTGATTTTTGCGCACCCACATCTCCGTTGGAGCCATCCCAGATAGCAAATGCTACGGGAATCAGCTTTCCAACCTCAAATTGAATATCCTTCTTTGCATCTTCTGTTTTTAATTTTCGTTTCAAAACAACCTTCCATCTACCATTCTCATATACTCCCTTCGCCAAGACATCCTGAGCTTCCGGCGGCTGAGGGGTTATCTTCTTAAATCCCTTGGCATTGAGTTCTGCAATGCTCCCTGGTTCACTCACAGGAGCTTCTATTGCCTTGGCAAAACCCTCTTGCCAGTAGGCCTTCCAATACCATAAATTAACTGAGCCGCCGCCTCCTCCCATCCCAAAATAAGGTTTCTGCAATGATTCAGGAATCTTTGTAGGAAACTGCACCGAAACCCCATCTCTCAGAACCTCTTCCTGCATGTTCGTCGAATCATCCCACTCGAGTAAGAATGCTATCTCACTTTCATTATACAAGGCTCGAATCGAAATAGCATCTACCGCAGGCCACCACTGTCGTGGGCCAGCAACAATTTGCCCTGCCAGTGGTATTTCCATGATACGCGCTGTATCCCATCGCTCATCTGCATGGTCTTCAGGCAGTTCCCCTTCTTCTATCAGCTTTACCTTAACTACGACATCAGAATCCATATCCTTTGCAATACTTTCCACATAATGGGCAACATGCCAGCGATCTTCATCGGTTATTATTTCAACATAAGAACCCATAGGAGTTTCATTAAAACCTGTAGAGATTGTCCGATAAATATCTGATGCTTTATTTCCACCTTTAAAGGTCCATCCCTTATTGATATCTCTGGCGCGATAAGGCATATCCCATTCAGTTTGCAATGCTACGGTCAGCGGCCCATTCCCTCTGCCATCGTCTCCATGACAGTTAATACACTTCATTTCTTTAAACAGCTCCCTCCCCTTTTCAATACTTTCTGGCGTAGAAGAGACGTCCCCGACCTTTAACACCTCTGGCTTTCCGTCCGTTTGGAACTGATCATTAAAAGTTTTTATATAGTAAATTACCTGCCAACGCTCTTTTTCGCTTATCGTATTCCAAAACGGCATGGCGGTCCCTTCTATTCCGCTGGAAATAATCCTGAATAAATCTTCATCAGTTGGAACTGAACCGAACGGAGTAGAACGAACCTTATACTCGTTTCTTGTAAAGTTTCTGGGTTTTGGAAACATGGTTTTAGAAGCGGGTCCGTCTCCGCCTCCTTTAATTCCATGGCAATACCAGCATCTTTTTTCATAGATTTTCTTGCCTTCAGCAACAGCGTCAGGCGATTCTGTCAGTTTTTGCGGCACCTCGTGCCTGTATGTACGGAACAAATGAGATGTCTGGGCAAAAAGTTCCGTACCTCGCCCGAATGTTACGATAGACATCACAACCACACCAAAACCAATCGGCCATTTTTTAAATGCTTTTATCATAGTATTACTTGCTCTTATATCCAATTTGTTGTTTGTAAATAAACCATTTTATGCCACAGGGCAAAAAACCTAAATCCGCAAAATAACACAACGTTAATGATGAACTTCTTCCGTCTGCCTTGGCATCACACCTGCCGTGTCATATTCACCCATAATAATCTTCCAAATTTCATCATCTGTTAAATCGTCTTCCCATGCGGGCATTGCAGAATCCCATGGTGTAGATTCAGAAGGGAGACCTGGTCCACCTTCCTTAATTCTCCAAAACGCAAAATTGTCTACAACCGTTGAAATTGTCCCGGGATCTTGAAAATTAATAGGTCTCAAACGGAATGAATTTGCAAACGGCCCATTACCATCTGCCTTGGAACCATGACACGGACGACAGTATGTTTGAAAAAGAATTTTTCCTTCCTCTATAACCGCCCGCTGAGTTGCCTCGTCCGCCTCTCGATATGGGTTCGAAAGCTTTTCATATTTCTGCGGCAATGTCGGATGTTGAATCCTCAGCTCTACCGGAGAAGCAGCGCCAGGAAGCACCCAGGAATATACAAACCAGCCCACAATTACAGGGAAAGCCACAAAAAGCACTTTCTGCAATATAAATTTTATTGCCGGACCACTACCAGGTAATAAAAAACCCAAGAAATCCACAAGCTTTTGATTGCTGGTAGTCGCGTACACCAAACCGGCCAGTACCCCCATAATCATATACCAGGTCATTAAGGTACTAGGCGTAGGCATTAAATGATCTTTCGCCATTAAAAACTGAAAGATCTTCGGAGAAGCATACTTCAGAAACATATATAAGAAAACAACGGCAGCTATTACTCGTATCATCAAAAAAGGACTGCGTTTATTAGCCATCACCTACTCCTAACAATTATTAACTCCATCCATACACAACAACGCCTAGAACTATTTCAAACTGCGTAAAAAGGATATAACTGCGTAAAAATCTTGGACACTTAACAACTCACCAATATTTCCCGGCATGATAGAAACTTCCTGTTTCTTCATCACTTCAATTTCCTCTTTTGGTATAACAATTTCTTCAATGTCTCCACTTTCTTCCTGCAACAACACCAGCTCTTCATCTGAGTCGCTTTTTATCAAGCCATTGTATGGCAAACCATCAGTGGTTATCACATAGACCGTCTCATAGCCTTTCACGATAACAGCGCTTGGCTTGAGTATTGATTCAACAAAATATTCCGGCGTCTGAACCGCGCCAATACCGGTAAGCTCTGGCCCAACCTTATTCCCCTGCCCATTCACTACATGGCATTTACCGCAGGTAACGTCAAGGTCTTCATTAAAGAACACCTCTTTGCCCGCCTCGGGGTCTATTTCAATCGGCGGCACCCACTCCTTCACCTTCTTTTTTGAGGCTTCCGGTATCTGATCCTTATATTTCATAATGGCGTCAATATTAGCTTCACCCCCAAGAGTCTGAAGATACGCAATTACAGCCAGAATTTTTTCCCGAGAAAGCACGATAGGAGGGTCGTAGACCTTTGGCATAATATCATCGTATCCCTCAACGACATACTTAGAGGGAGTAACAATCGATTCCACGAGATATTCCAAACCAGAAGCCAACCCCAACTCTTTTGCCCGGCCTTCCGCCCTGTCAGCCAGCCCCTCCTGATCAGGCCCCCTTGTAGCACTTCCACTCGTTCCAATCTTATGGCAGGTGCTACACTGCCCGTCTCCCCAGAAAATACTTTCACCTGCTTCAGGACTTATTCCCGTAGCACCACCCCCAGCTCCTCCGCCAGACAATCCAGCAACATACATAGTGACATAGATATAGAACCCTATAACCGCAACTCCAAAACCAGCAATTTTTAACATAGTCTTATTCATAAGCTTTTTCTACGCCTTCAATTTACCATCTTGAATTAATCAGATTAATATTCACCACGGTTTGCAGACACACAACAAATAAAAAAATCCATGAAAAACAATTACGCCTCTGCTGCCTTTTTCTTTTTGTCTCCTAAACCAGCCAACCAGAATACAAAGGCAACTAAACCCAAGAAAAGGGCAACAATCAAACCAACAACCCTACCCATATATGCCAGGGTTGGCGTGAATGCCCACTGAGAAGTGTCCTGCATTAAACCATAGACATGCCAATCCATCCTCAGACCTGATCGTATAAATCCCATCAGACCCATGAGAATAACAATCACCACACACAGCATAAGCAATGCATATTGGGACCGTACCGGCATTTTTCCCCACACAATGCCACCAACTACTTTCGCCTTGCGAAAAATAACCACATCAATGGTTGCATTCATGATCAAGCAACTCATTACAATTGCCACCTGTGTTACGGATAGATACCTTAAGACCAAATTGGCCTTTTGCATGACCAAAAATCCGTAAAACCAGAAATACACAACAGCTATAGAAGCAGCTGAAATAAACAATAGAATCTGTGCCATCTTTCCTTTATTTTTAAACGTTAGATATCCGGCAAGACATATCATAAATGACTGCAAATACAAAACTTTAATGAGCGGCTTTACATAACCGACAACATTCGCATCCAACTTAACGAAGTTCAGTGAAACTGCGTATGAAACTAACATAAACAAACAGAAAATCACACCTGAAAAAATTCCTATCTTTCCAAACTTGCCTTGCTCCGCAAAGGGTACTGTCTGCCCCAGGTTGCTCCTTCGATAGATCAGGAACGAAAAAAATGTTGCCAGAATAATCAGGTTTACCACGGCGTTTTTAGCCGCCATCACACCAAAATATTTAGAAAAGGGATGATATTGCTCGCCGATCATCGCCCTCTCTTCACCGCTCAAGGGCAAATTATGAGGCGTTAGCCAGACAGCAAAACCAAAGAAGATGATCATCGTAAGATACTTAATGTATTTCGTATATCGCTCTGACCCCTTAATCCTTCCCATGCCAAGCCATAAATAATAATTCGCCCCAATGAAAAGCATACCAATCAATACAGCCTGAATGATAAAGGTCCAGGAAAAAGCTCCACCCATCATAATATTTCCCATCACAGGGCTAACACTGTATATTTCCCGACCCAGCCAATACCCGGCAAACGGCAACGGAATCAATCCTCCGATCCCGATAAAATTCCCGACATACCCCATCCAGTCATAATGGGCTTTTTCTTCTTCCGTTCTGGCATTGAGAAATTTTACGGCAGAATAGGCGCCTACCACAAAACCACCAAAACACACATTCGCAATTAAACGGTGTATATTTACCGGCATCCAGAGCGGATTCATGAAAGCATCATGCAGACTTAAAAGCCTGCCTGTTTTCATAGACACACCTGCGGGACCCATCATATAGGTAGCCCAGGAATTAGTTAAGAACATAAGGGCCGTACCAAAGAGGTTCAGCATTACGCCAAGGGTAATATGCGACCACTTTTTCAGAGCAGTCCCTTTAAGAACATCCCACGAATAATAGTACCCATACAGACAGAATGCCTCAGCAAAAAACATCAGGGCATAAATATACATGGTGGAAGAAAAGACATTTGTCATATGTCCCATAAACTCCGGATACAAACCAAACAAACAGAATGCAAGGAGTCCACCCAGCGAAGCAGTCGTAGCAAAGGCAGCAGACAAAAGCTTCGTAAATTCCCTCGCCATATTGTCGTACTTTATGTCTCCTCCCTTAAAACCAATGACTTCTACAAGGACGGCAAACATAGGAACACCAAGTACGAAGGCCGCAAACATGAGATGCAATTCAGATACGATCCAGACAATGTCACGCGGGTTTAACCCGAAAAAGGTCCTGTACTGAACCGGTTCCAGCTCTTCTTCCTCTTC of the Candidatus Brocadiaceae bacterium genome contains:
- a CDS encoding ethylbenzene dehydrogenase-related protein; its protein translation is MIKAFKKWPIGFGVVVMSIVTFGRGTELFAQTSHLFRTYRHEVPQKLTESPDAVAEGKKIYEKRCWYCHGIKGGGDGPASKTMFPKPRNFTRNEYKVRSTPFGSVPTDEDLFRIISSGIEGTAMPFWNTISEKERWQVIYYIKTFNDQFQTDGKPEVLKVGDVSSTPESIEKGRELFKEMKCINCHGDDGRGNGPLTVALQTEWDMPYRARDINKGWTFKGGNKASDIYRTISTGFNETPMGSYVEIITDEDRWHVAHYVESIAKDMDSDVVVKVKLIEEGELPEDHADERWDTARIMEIPLAGQIVAGPRQWWPAVDAISIRALYNESEIAFLLEWDDSTNMQEEVLRDGVSVQFPTKIPESLQKPYFGMGGGGGSVNLWYWKAYWQEGFAKAIEAPVSEPGSIAELNAKGFKKITPQPPEAQDVLAKGVYENGRWKVVLKRKLKTEDAKKDIQFEVGKLIPVAFAIWDGSNGDVGAQKSISAWYYIILEQPASNTIYIYVLAAILMGASVELWFVARLRRFPPKLEEEQG
- a CDS encoding cytochrome c, with translation MANKRSPFLMIRVIAAVVFLYMFLKYASPKIFQFLMAKDHLMPTPSTLMTWYMIMGVLAGLVYATTSNQKLVDFLGFLLPGSGPAIKFILQKVLFVAFPVIVGWFVYSWVLPGAASPVELRIQHPTLPQKYEKLSNPYREADEATQRAVIEEGKILFQTYCRPCHGSKADGNGPFANSFRLRPINFQDPGTISTVVDNFAFWRIKEGGPGLPSESTPWDSAMPAWEDDLTDDEIWKIIMGEYDTAGVMPRQTEEVHH
- a CDS encoding c-type cytochrome encodes the protein MNKTMLKIAGFGVAVIGFYIYVTMYVAGLSGGGAGGGATGISPEAGESIFWGDGQCSTCHKIGTSGSATRGPDQEGLADRAEGRAKELGLASGLEYLVESIVTPSKYVVEGYDDIMPKVYDPPIVLSREKILAVIAYLQTLGGEANIDAIMKYKDQIPEASKKKVKEWVPPIEIDPEAGKEVFFNEDLDVTCGKCHVVNGQGNKVGPELTGIGAVQTPEYFVESILKPSAVIVKGYETVYVITTDGLPYNGLIKSDSDEELVLLQEESGDIEEIVIPKEEIEVMKKQEVSIMPGNIGELLSVQDFYAVISFLRSLK
- a CDS encoding cytochrome ubiquinol oxidase subunit I, with protein sequence MNNFKVLRQFMKRNSIFVVLLFLAFVFTPPSRGTFFALPALQAEEEAGVELPQFEEGQAPEGEMVAAEGDEGVAEGEVPPEEEEEELEPVQYRTFFGLNPRDIVWIVSELHLMFAAFVLGVPMFAVLVEVIGFKGGDIKYDNMAREFTKLLSAAFATTASLGGLLAFCLFGLYPEFMGHMTNVFSSTMYIYALMFFAEAFCLYGYYYSWDVLKGTALKKWSHITLGVMLNLFGTALMFLTNSWATYMMGPAGVSMKTGRLLSLHDAFMNPLWMPVNIHRLIANVCFGGFVVGAYSAVKFLNARTEEEKAHYDWMGYVGNFIGIGGLIPLPFAGYWLGREIYSVSPVMGNIMMGGAFSWTFIIQAVLIGMLFIGANYYLWLGMGRIKGSERYTKYIKYLTMIIFFGFAVWLTPHNLPLSGEERAMIGEQYHPFSKYFGVMAAKNAVVNLIILATFFSFLIYRRSNLGQTVPFAEQGKFGKIGIFSGVIFCLFMLVSYAVSLNFVKLDANVVGYVKPLIKVLYLQSFMICLAGYLTFKNKGKMAQILLFISAASIAVVYFWFYGFLVMQKANLVLRYLSVTQVAIVMSCLIMNATIDVVIFRKAKVVGGIVWGKMPVRSQYALLMLCVVIVILMGLMGFIRSGLRMDWHVYGLMQDTSQWAFTPTLAYMGRVVGLIVALFLGLVAFVFWLAGLGDKKKKAAEA